Within Flavobacteriales bacterium, the genomic segment ACATTTTTTCCAATTGCGCTTCGGTAATTAATCGCGATGCTGCGCAGGGAAGAAAAATATCTGCCTGGATGTTCCAGATTTTTTCATTGATCTCGTTAAAGGGAATAACGTTATCTGCCTTCAGTTTATTGCCATCCTTATCGATGAATAATTTGCGGATGTCCTGAAACGTATATCCATTTTCATTGATCAGTCCACCATCGCGGTCGATAATGCCCACAATCAATGCGCCGTTTTGAGCTAAATAATACGCTGCTGCAGAACCCACATTTCCCCAACCTTGAACAATCACTTTTTTGCCTTTTAATTCGCCACCGTAGATGTTGTAATAATGACGAACCGCTTCTGCCACACCGTAACCGGTGATCATGTCTGCAACCACATATTTTTTGGTTACATCAGGCGAAAAGCGAACATCATTCAACACTTTGGAAACACCAATCTGTAAATTCGAAATTGATTTTTTTCGTTCTTCATCGTTGGCTTTAAAGTGACCATTTACCACTCCTTCCTGCGGGTGAAGAACACCGAGTGCGGAAGTGATGGGAATTACGTCGTGAACTTCATCCACATTTAAATCACCACCGGTGCCGTAATAGTTTTTCAATAAAGGAGCTACCGCTTTATACCAACGTTTTAACACTTCATTTTTACGCGGATCATTCGGATCGAAATTAATTCCGGATTTAGCACCACCAATGGCAGGACCAGCAACCGTAAATTTCACTTCCATGGTTTTTGCGAGCGATTCTACTTCGCGTTTATCCAAACCTTTTCTCATTCGTGTTCCGCCACCGGCAGCACCACCACGCAATGAATTAATGACTACCCAGCCCTCGGCCTCTGTCTCTGCATCTTTCCATTCGAAAACGATTTCGGGACGCTTATTCTCAAATTGCTTTAAACGATCTTTCATGATGTAAATCTGTGTTCGCACAAATTTACTATTTCAGTCACCCTACGGGT encodes:
- a CDS encoding amino acid dehydrogenase; translation: MKDRLKQFENKRPEIVFEWKDAETEAEGWVVINSLRGGAAGGGTRMRKGLDKREVESLAKTMEVKFTVAGPAIGGAKSGINFDPNDPRKNEVLKRWYKAVAPLLKNYYGTGGDLNVDEVHDVIPITSALGVLHPQEGVVNGHFKANDEERKKSISNLQIGVSKVLNDVRFSPDVTKKYVVADMITGYGVAEAVRHYYNIYGGELKGKKVIVQGWGNVGSAAAYYLAQNGALIVGIIDRDGGLINENGYTFQDIRKLFIDKDGNKLKADNVIPFNEINEKIWNIQADIFLPCAASRLITEAQLEKMLKSGVNVVSAGANVPFADPEIFFGPIGEKADTQLSLLPDFIANCGMARVFAYLMSPGAVISDEAIFNDVSEIIKKALMRTHAKNSAKTHIAHTAFDLALDELLGN